The genomic stretch TTTTTCCGGAAGTTTTCAGCATTGTAATCCGCCGTGATATCCTCCAATGGCCCGAATTCCTGGGCCTGTCCATTCCCGGCGATGGTCAGCGCCAACGCCGCCAGGATGACAGCCAAAGATAGCGGATATATTTTGGATTTTCTATGGAGCATATGGTTAGTTTATCACAGCTTATGTTTCAACTTCAATAAAAATTCTTGCTTTTTCTGCAAATACCGTATAACATTATATGTCTATGAAGATAATCGACCGGTATCTTATAAAGGGCCATGCCCTTCCGTTTTTTCTGGCCCTGACTGTGCTGACCTTCGTTCTGCTGATGGACCGGCTGTTCGAGCTTATCAATATGATCATCCAGAAAAAAGTGCCGATCCTGATCGTCAGCAAGGTATTCTTCCTGAGCCTCCCCTACATGCTGACCATGACCATCCCCATGGCGGTGCTGGTGGCAGTGATCATGACTTACGGGCGGCTGGCCCAGGACAACGAACTGACGGCCATAAAATCCAGCGGGACCCCCTTTATCAGGCTTATCATCGCTCCCTTTCTGGCCGGGATCATCCTGACCGCCGGGCTGTATTTCTTCAACGATCGCCTGATGCCCGAGACCAACCATATGGTCAAGAACCTGCTGATGGACATCTCCGAGACCAAGCCCACCCTGCAGCTCAAGGAGAACATCTTCATTACCGATTTCCCCGATTACAATATCCTGATCCGGCGGATCGATCCCAAGACCTCGGAGCTGGGCAATGTCACCATCTACGAACAGAAGGGAAACTCCCAGCCCCGGACCATCCTGGCATCCAAGGGGCGGCTGATGGTAACCCCCCAGGCCGCCTCGCTGAGGCTGGAACTGATGGACGGGGAGATCCACCAGCTGGACCCCGAGGACAAGACCCGCTACCACCGGATCAGTTTCAAAAAACATATTTTATATCTGCCGATGGACCCCCAGATCCAGCATCAGGTGCGGACCTACCGCAGCGACCGGGAGATGTCCTCGGGCATGATGCAGCAGGTGATCGCCAATATCCGGAAGGAACTGAAGCCCCTGCAGGCCCAGCTGGCCGACAGCTCCAGTCTCCCGCCCCCCCGTTTGAGCCAGTTGTCCTCGGAGGTCCACAACCGCATATTGGAGATCCGGCGCTACCAGGTGGAGATCCAGAAAAAGATGGCCATCCCGGCGGCCTGCCTGGTGTTCATCCTGATCGGGGCCCCCCTGGGAATCATCACCCGCAAGGGCAACCTGGGGGTCAGCTTCGGGCTGTCGCTGGGTTTCTTTGTCCTGTATTATATAGCCCTGATCGGCGGCGAGGAGCTGGCCGACCGGCAGATCCTTTCCCCGGTGCTGGCCATGTGGGCCGCCAACATGGTGCTGGGAGCCTGCGGCCTGATCCTGCTGTTCTGGAAGAATTATGAATTCAGCTTTAAAAAGAACCGTTATGCCGATAAAAATACTGGATAAATACCTCTCCCGGGAATTCCTGAAATCGCTGATCTTTTCGCAGACCGCCTTCGTGCTGATCTTCGTTCTGGTGGATATCTTCGAAAAGCTGGACATGTTCATCGATAACCGGGCGCCCTATCATCTGGTGGCCTTGTTTTACATCTATCAGATACCGTATATAATGATCCTGACCCTGCCGGTGGCCATGCTGCTGGCCAGTATGGCCACTATCAGTCAGATGGCCCGCCACCACGAGATCGTGGCCATGAAAGCCGCCGGGATGAGCCTCTACCGGATATTCGCCCCCCTGTTCATATTGGGCCTGCTGATAAGCCTTGCGGTGATGGCTGTCAGCGAAACTATCGTCCCGTTCACCAACCAGAAAAAAGGCAATCTGGAAAGGATCCGGATAAGGAAGCAGATATCCCAGGAGCCCAAGATCAGATTCAACCTGCTATACGACGGCAGTGACGGCCGCCAGTTTTTTATTAAAAGATACAATGTGGAAAAAGCGGTGATGGATTCGGTGTCCATATTCCAGGTCGACCAGCAGAACCGGATATTGCAACGGGTGGACGCGGCCAGAGGGACCTGGGCCGGAGACGCCTGGCTGCTGGAGAAAGTCATAATCCGGAAGTTCCGTCCGGACGGGACGGAACTTTCCGACAGCCTCCCGCAATTAAAACTCACCGGCTATGAGGAGGTCCCGGCATCGTTTTCCAAACGCGAACTGCTGCCCGATGAGATGGGTTTCTTTGAACTGCGCCAGTTCATTGACCGTTTAAAGAGGTCCGGAAATAAGGTTCAACAATCGGTGGTGGACCTGTATCTCAAGTTATCATTCCCCTTCGCCAATTTCATCATCCTGCTGTTCGGCCTTCCCCTGCTGTCCAATTCGCGCAAAGGCAGCACGGCCTCGGGCTTTGCCATATCGTTGTTGACCTGCTTTGTTTTTTGGGGATTGCTGCAGACCGGACGGGCCCTGGGGCACAACGCGACGCTTTCGCCCATCCTGGCAGCCTGGCTGCCCAATATTATATTCGGGGCCATAGGAGCCTTCCTGCTCTACCGGGCTCCCAAATAAAAAGACCGATCGTTTTCCAGCAATAACCACCGCCCCCGGACAATCAATTGTCATGGGGGTCCAGACTAAAATTTTTCTGGTGGTTACCGCTTACGTTGATCGGTCGTTAAATATGCTCCGACGTGTTTTTCATGGAATGCCTGACAGGCTCCGGCCTGTCAGGCATTTTGCTTGAATGGTAACAAAAGGGATCCCAAAAAAGTTAAATCTCGTTAACCCTGTCTAAATGGTTTCCGGCCTGCCCGTTTTAGGTTCCCATCTCCCAGGAGGCCAGGTATTTCTTCTGCTCGACGGTCAGGGCATCCAGCTTGGTGCCCATGGCCTGCAGTTTGATCTGGGCGATCTTATTGTCCAGCTCCACCGGCAGGGCGTAGACCTTTTTATCCATGCCCTTGCCCTTCTTGACCAGCATCTCCGCCGCCAGGGCCTGGTTGGCAAAGCTCATGTCCATTACGCTGGCCGGGTGCCCCTCGGCAGCCGCCAGGTTTATAAGCCGGCCCTCGCCCAGGATGATGACCTTCCGCCCATTCTTGAGGGTGTACTCCTCCACGAATTCACGGGTGGTCCTGACCGATTTGGATATTTTTTTAAGGCCGTCAATGTCCAGCTCAACATTGAAGTGGCCGGAATTGCAGACGATGGCTCCGTCCTTCATGTCCTTGAAATGCTCCGGCCGGACCACGTTGATGTTGCCGGTAACTGTCACGAAGACATCGCCGATCTTGGCCGCTTGGGCCATGGGCATTATCCGGAAGCCGTCCATAATAGCCTCCAGCCCCTTGACCGAATCTATCTCGGTGATGATCACGTTGGAGCCCATTCCCCTGGCCCTCATGGCCAGGCCCCGGCCGCACCAGCCGTAGCCGGCCACCACCACGGTGGATCCGGCCAGCAGGATATTGGTGGCCCGGATGATGCCGTCCAGGGTGCTCTGCCCGGTGCCGTAGCGGTTGTCGAACATGTATTTGGTCTGGGAATCGTTGACCGCAATCACCGGGAAGGCCAGGGTCCCGGCCTTCTGCATGCTGCGCAGGCGGATGACTCCGGTGGTGGTCTCCTCGGTGCTGCCGATGATGTTTTTGATAAGATCCTTACGGGTGGTGTGCAGGGTGGAGACCAGGTCGGCCCCGTCGTCCATGGTGATATGGGGCCGCTGATCCAGGGCCTGGTTGATGTGCTTGTAATAGAGCTTATTGTCCTCGCCCTTCACCGAGAAGGTCTGGATGCCATAATCCTTAACCAGCGAAGCGGCCACGTCGTCCTGGGTGGACAGCGGGTTGGAGGCGCACAGCCGGAGCTCCGCCCCGCCGGCCTTCAGGGTGCGCATCAGGTTGGCGGTCTCGGCGGTGACATGCAGGCAGGCCGAGATCTTGTACCCCTTGAGCGGCTTGTCTTTTTCGAATCTGGTGCGGATGGTCTGCAGCACCGGCATGTATTTGTCGGCCCACTCTATCCGGTTCTTGCCCTTGGCTGCCAGTTTGATGTCCTTGATATCGTAATTCATTTATTTCTCCTAATTATTTTTTGGCTGCGGATTTCAGTTTGTCGGATACGTCGGTCTTCTCCCAGGGGAAGCCCTCCTCCTCCCGGCCGAAATGACCGTAGGCGGCGGTTTTACGGTAGATGGGCTGGCGCAGTTTGAGCATGGTGATGATCCCGTGGGGGGTCAGGTCAAAGTACTGCCGGATAAGCTTGGTCAGTTTGGCGTCCTCCACCTTGCCGGTGCCGTAGGTATCCACCATGATGGACACCGGCTCGGCCACTCCGATGGCATAGGCCAGCTGGATCTCGCAGCGGTCGGCCAGGCCGGCAGCCACGATATTCTTGGCGATGTACCTGGCGGCGTAGGCCGCGCTGCGGTCCACCTTGGTGGGATCCTTGCCGGAGAAGCAGCCGCCGCCGTGGCGTCCGATGCCTCCGTAGGTGTCGACGATGATCTTTCGTCCGGTCAGTCCGGTGTCGCCCTGGGGCCCGCCGATCACGAACCGGCCGGTGGGATTGACCATGATCTTGGTCCGATCGTCCATCATCTTGCTGTCCACCACCCGGTTAATGACATGCTTGATGATATCCCGCTTGACCTTGTCCTCGGAGACATTGGCGTCATGCTGGGTGGAGACCACGATGGTGTCCACCCTCTTGGGCACGCCGTTGACGTATTCGATGGTCACCTGGGA from Candidatus Edwardsbacteria bacterium encodes the following:
- a CDS encoding LptF/LptG family permease; translation: MKIIDRYLIKGHALPFFLALTVLTFVLLMDRLFELINMIIQKKVPILIVSKVFFLSLPYMLTMTIPMAVLVAVIMTYGRLAQDNELTAIKSSGTPFIRLIIAPFLAGIILTAGLYFFNDRLMPETNHMVKNLLMDISETKPTLQLKENIFITDFPDYNILIRRIDPKTSELGNVTIYEQKGNSQPRTILASKGRLMVTPQAASLRLELMDGEIHQLDPEDKTRYHRISFKKHILYLPMDPQIQHQVRTYRSDREMSSGMMQQVIANIRKELKPLQAQLADSSSLPPPRLSQLSSEVHNRILEIRRYQVEIQKKMAIPAACLVFILIGAPLGIITRKGNLGVSFGLSLGFFVLYYIALIGGEELADRQILSPVLAMWAANMVLGACGLILLFWKNYEFSFKKNRYADKNTG
- the lptG gene encoding LPS export ABC transporter permease LptG yields the protein MPIKILDKYLSREFLKSLIFSQTAFVLIFVLVDIFEKLDMFIDNRAPYHLVALFYIYQIPYIMILTLPVAMLLASMATISQMARHHEIVAMKAAGMSLYRIFAPLFILGLLISLAVMAVSETIVPFTNQKKGNLERIRIRKQISQEPKIRFNLLYDGSDGRQFFIKRYNVEKAVMDSVSIFQVDQQNRILQRVDAARGTWAGDAWLLEKVIIRKFRPDGTELSDSLPQLKLTGYEEVPASFSKRELLPDEMGFFELRQFIDRLKRSGNKVQQSVVDLYLKLSFPFANFIILLFGLPLLSNSRKGSTASGFAISLLTCFVFWGLLQTGRALGHNATLSPILAAWLPNIIFGAIGAFLLYRAPK
- the ahcY gene encoding adenosylhomocysteinase, whose translation is MNYDIKDIKLAAKGKNRIEWADKYMPVLQTIRTRFEKDKPLKGYKISACLHVTAETANLMRTLKAGGAELRLCASNPLSTQDDVAASLVKDYGIQTFSVKGEDNKLYYKHINQALDQRPHITMDDGADLVSTLHTTRKDLIKNIIGSTEETTTGVIRLRSMQKAGTLAFPVIAVNDSQTKYMFDNRYGTGQSTLDGIIRATNILLAGSTVVVAGYGWCGRGLAMRARGMGSNVIITEIDSVKGLEAIMDGFRIMPMAQAAKIGDVFVTVTGNINVVRPEHFKDMKDGAIVCNSGHFNVELDIDGLKKISKSVRTTREFVEEYTLKNGRKVIILGEGRLINLAAAEGHPASVMDMSFANQALAAEMLVKKGKGMDKKVYALPVELDNKIAQIKLQAMGTKLDALTVEQKKYLASWEMGT
- the metK gene encoding methionine adenosyltransferase yields the protein SQVTIEYVNGVPKRVDTIVVSTQHDANVSEDKVKRDIIKHVINRVVDSKMMDDRTKIMVNPTGRFVIGGPQGDTGLTGRKIIVDTYGGIGRHGGGCFSGKDPTKVDRSAAYAARYIAKNIVAAGLADRCEIQLAYAIGVAEPVSIMVDTYGTGKVEDAKLTKLIRQYFDLTPHGIITMLKLRQPIYRKTAAYGHFGREEEGFPWEKTDVSDKLKSAAKK